The DNA region AGATAGCCCTTGCGCTGCATGGGGATCAGCAGGTTCTCGTACCAGCTTCCCTCTCCGGCCAGCGTGCGCTCCACGATGGGTCCGATCTGTTCCCAGATGTCGCTCCACACGTGGGGAAAGGGACGCCCCATGGCGGCGGGATGCTTCTTGCCCAGAATGGGAGCATAGGCATCGTTGTAGAGAAAGGTGAGATGCGGTCCCCACGCAATGAACATGGGCTGCCGGGCCGCTAGAATAAGATGGAGATAGCTCTGGAGCGTTATCGGCCAATCGGCAGGGTCGCCCAGATCATGGGTCGCCCAGTCTATGCTGTACAGAAGCGCCTTTGCCCCTGCACCCGCGGCGGCCAATGGCCCGCCGGCCGATCCGTCGATGGATTCTGACACCTAGTTCGCTACCCTTTATTTCGTCGGCTACCCGCCTGCTGCGATGTACTGATAGAGGTCTGTCGCAGCAAGTTCTTCTCCCGGTCCGGTGGAACTATGTGGCCGCGCTTTTGTTCCTGCGGGACGAAACTGGACGCAGGGCAGATGGGGACAGAATGCGAGCATCCTTAATGATCCTGGCAGCCGCCATTGGTGCCGGCGCTTTCGCACTGGTTCGTACGCAGCAGCAGCGCAGCCAGACAAAGTCGCCGCGTCACCATACAGCGATTGCCCACGATGATCCGGCCGCCGAGGTGCGAGCAAACGTCTATGGCACCGTCCGCAATGCCGGGCCCGCAAGCATGCAGGATGGCGAGGACCTCGATTGGGATAAGGTCGATGAAGCCTCCGACGAGTCGTTCCCAGCCAGCGATCCGCCGTCCTATTCTCCCAGCCGTGTGTAGCCGTTCGTTAAAGCTTTAGCGATCCACGCAAGCCTTCATTGACCGGTCAGGCGTAGGCTAAGTGCCGAGTGACAGGGGATGCGAATGCGAGCACCGTCAGAGCGTCGAGCGGCTGCACGGCGGAGAGTTGATCTTTCAGCGACCGCCGTCTTCGACGAGGGCTGCGCCCGCGTTTCCGCTCACGTCCGCAACGTGTCCGAGAGCGGCGCCAAGGTCGACATATCCCCCGATCACAAGCTCCCCGAGACGTTCTACATGCTGATGCCACAGCACCAGCTGCAACCCTGCCGAGTAGTATGGCGTCGCGATGGCGCCCTCGGCCTGGCTTTCCTCCCTTAGCGCCACGTCAACTTTTTTCGTTGCGCTCGATTTCGTGATCGAAACGACGGGAACGAGCTCCTTAACAGCGAGTTAATCGTGAACAGGTTTGCCCCTGTGACCTCCAAAGACTTTTGCCCCGGTCGATGCACACGGCCGGGGCTTTTCTTTGCCCGCTCTTCGTTGCCGAATGCCGACCAGTGCGTCCGCTGAGTTCTGCTAGGCCCCGTCACTGCTCGATACTACCTTTGCACCAGTTGGCGCGGTTCGTTGAGAAATCCGTCGCCCTTTCGGGACAATGCCTCATGATCGACGCCAGTGTGCAAACCGACATCCGCTCGCAGCCCCTGCTGCCGCTGACCACCACGCTGGGCCCGGTGCGTTTGGCGGTGACCGACCGCGTCCGCGCCCTCTCCATCTGGCAGGATGTCGTGGGTTTGGAGCTTTTAAATGAGCGAGGAGGCGAGCTGGTCCTGGGCGCTGGTGGCAAGCCGCTGATCGTGCTCGAGACGGGTGCGACGCGTCCGGTGGTGCCGGGCAGCATCGGCCTCTATCACCTGGCGATCCATGTGCCGCATCGCGCCGATCTGGCGCAGATGGCCGTACGGGCCCTCCAGCGCAATGTACGCATTGCGCCGACCGATCATCTGGTTTCCGAAGCAATCTATCTCTGGGATTTCGATGGCAATGGCATCGAGATCACCTTCGAAACGCCCTGGCGCGGCACGCTCGGCGACCCCGACAAGGGCTTCTACGCCATCACGGCCGGTGGGCAGCCCCATTCCGGCCGCGATCCCATCGACCTTGATGGCCTGCTTGCCGAACTCGGTCCCCAGCCCGTGCTCGCGGCCCACATGCCGGCGGGCACGCGCATCGGTCACGTGCATCTGCATGTCACCGACCTTGCCGGCGCCATGACCTTTTATCGGGACGTGGTCGGCTTTGCGGGATTCCTTTTGATCCACTCCTTCGGCATGGGCGATGTGGGGCTCGACTACATGCCGCACACCATTGCCTTCAACATCTGGTCGGGTACCTCAGCGAGCCTGCCACCTGCTGGTTCTGCCGGATTGCGCTGGTTTACGTTGGTCTTGCCCGACGCCGAGGGCCTAGCGGCCGTGCGCCAACGCCTCTCAGGCGCCGGTGCGCCCCTAAGTGAGGTCACGGGTGGCTTCGAAACCGAGGACCCGTTCGGCAACCGGCTGCGCCTCCTGCTCGCCTGAAGCATCGACCAGCGCCGGCTTTATGGGTTAGCGTGCTTGCAGGCGAAAGGACAATGACATGCACAGTGCCGAGGACGTCATCCATTTCTGGTTCCAACAGCACGGGCCGGACGATTGGTTTGCCGGCAAGCCCGAGTTCGACGCCAAGATCGCCGAGCGTTTCGCCGAAACCCACACCCATGTCGCCAAGGGCGAAGCCTGGGAATGGCGGCGTACGCCGGCGGGTCGCCTTGCGGAAATCATCGTCCTAGACCAATTCTCGCGGCAGCTGTTCCGCCAGTCACCACGCGCCTTCGCGCAGGACGGCATGGCCCTGGTGTTGGCGCAGGAGGCGATTGCCGACGACGCCGACCACCATGTCGATGCCGCCTGGCGCGGCTTTTTCTATCTACCCTATATGCATGCCGAGTCCCTCGTAATCCAGCGTGAGGGCGTGCGCCTCTACCAGGGCCTGGGGGATGCCGAGCAGCTCGACTATATGCTCAAGCACCTCCACGCCATCGAGCGCTTCGGCCGCTTCCCCTTCCGCAATGCGGCACTCGGACGGCAGTCGACTGCCGAAGAGGAGGCCTATATGGCCGACGCGGGCGATCGGGCCTTCTGATCGCAACCATGACCTTTCCTTTCCCGTTGAACCGGAAAGGAGACTACAGCATGGAAACCATCGCCGGACCGAGCCTTTGGCTCATTCTCTTAACTGTTGGCGTTGTCGTGCTCGGATTGGCAGCCGTTTTCGGCATCATGCGCAACCGCAAGCTCACCCGCGGTGAACATGCCGCCAGGGATGCCGGAACGGTCAGGGAATATAAGGTCGAGGACCGCGACCCCGAGCGGCCTAGGTAAGCAGCTTAGGCTCAATCAACGCGCCCTTGTGCTCGATGACGATGCCGGCGACGCGATGTCCCGCCTCCGCAGCCTCGACGAGCGACTTGCCGGCGAGCCGCGCCGAGAGGTAGCCTCCATTGAAGCTGTCGCCCGCCCCCGTCGCATCGACCACGCTGCGGGCTGGCGTCGGCGCGACCCGCACCCGGTCCGTCGCAGTAGCGATCAGCGCTTCGCCCGGGCCATCTTTGACCACCACTTCCTCGACACCCAGTTCCAGATACCGATCGGCCGTATTGTCGATCGAGCGATCGCCGAACAGGGGCGCCTCGTCGGTATGGGTGGGCAGCACGATGTCGCAAAGACTGGCTGCGGCCGTAAGGACCGAGGCCATAACCCGCGGACTGCTCCACAGGGCCGGCCGCAAATTGGTGTCGAACGCGATCCGGGCGCCATTGTCGCGCGCTTTGACGATGGACCCGAGCAGCCGGCCACGGGCCCGCGGCGCCAGGATTGCCAGCGTAATCCCCGAGAAATACACCATCGCCGCGCCTTCCACGGCTGCATGAAGGGCGTTCTTGTCCTCGGCAAGCAGCTTGGCCGCGGAAGTGTCGCGCCAATAGGTGAAGTGCCGGTCGCCACCCTCTTGATGGATCATGTAGAGGCCGGGCCGCCGCTCGGGCACGGTGCGGATATGACGCGTACCGATGCGGTTGGCTTCGAGAAAGGCGCGGATATCGCCGGAATAGCGATCTTGGCCCAACCCGGTGAAATAGTCGACGGACCAATCCTCGCCCAGCAGGGCACGCATATACCAGGCGGTGTTGAGCGTATCGCCAGCGTAGCCCAACCGGTAGAGGCGGTCTTCGCCCCCACTCATCTCGATCATGCATTCCCCGATGCTGACGAAACGCTGTGCCACTCTGGTTGCCCCCGCTTGCTTGCCGAAGGCTTATGCCGGTAAAGCCAAGCCACTCGCAAGCCCTCTGCTGCATCTTCCATACAAGTTCAGGAGGCATTATGGTGCCCCCGATTTGCTCGGAGACTTTCTGCCCATGATGCGCCTCAGCGCCACCATCCTCGCCCAGCCCCATTCAGGTCTTGCCCTTCCTGCCTATGATCGCAGCAAGATCACCCCCGGCATCGTCCATCTGGGCATCGGCGCTTTCCATCGCGCGCACATGGCTGTTTACGTCGACGACCTCCTGGGAGAGCACTCCGACTGGGCTATTGTCGGGGCCAGCCTCCGCCGCCCCGACACCAAGGAGGCCCTTGCGCCACAGGAAGGGCTCTATACGGTCGCCGTCCGCGATGCTGCCGGCACCCACCCCCGCATCATCGGCTCCATCCTCGATGTGCTCGATGCCAATACTGAGCGCGAGGACCTGCTGGCCCTTCTGGCCGACCCTCAGATCCGCATCGTCTCGCTGACGGTCACTGAAAAGGGCTACTGCCATGACCCCGCAACCGGCGAGCTTGACGAAAATCATCCCGACATCGTCCACGACCTCGCCAACCCGAGTGCGCCCAGTTCGGCACCCGGCATGCTGGTCGAAGCCCTCACGCGCCGGCGCAACAACGGAATTGCCCCCTTCGCGGTGATGAGTTGTGACAATTTGCCGTCCAACGGTGCAACAGTCCGTCGCATCGTTTCGCGGTTTGCGCTGCTGCGCGAGGAGGCTCTGGGCGCCTGGGTTGCCGAGGAAGTGGCCTTTCCCGGCACCATGGTGGACCGCATCGTCCCCTCCACGACCGACGCCGACCGCGCCGCTGTTGCCGAGCTCATCGGGGCCGAAGACGCCTGGCCGATCATGACCGAGCCCTTCACCCAATGGGTGATCGAGGACAATTTTCCCCAGGGCCGCCCGCCTTTCGAGACAGTCGGCGCCCAGCTGGTCAACGATGTCGAGCCGTTCGAACGCATGAAGCTGCGCATGCTCAATGGCAGCCATTCGAGCATGGCATATCTCGGCTATCTCGCTGGTTACGAATACATTTCTGACGTTATGGGCGACGACAACTACGTCAAGCTCATCCATGGCCTGATGACCGAAGAGGTCATGCCTACCCTCCACATGGAAGGGGTGGACCTGGGCTCCTATCGGGACCAGCTGCTTGACCGCTTCCGCAATCCGGCCCTCCAGCACCGCACCTGGCAGATCGCCATGGATGGCAGCCAGAAGCTGCCGCAGCGCCTGCTCGGCACCATTCGCGACCGGCTCGCGGCCAATCAGCCCATCGACCGGCTGGGCCTCGGCGTCGCCGCCTGGATGCGCTATGTGACCGGCGTTGACGAAAAGGGCGAGAACATCGACGTGCGCGATCCGCTCGCTATGCGCATGCTCGCCATTGCGGCCGACGCCGGTGACGACCCCAAGGCTCTATTCACCGGGCTCGTGGCACTGACGGAGATCTTCGGCAGCGATTTGGCCGACAACGAAGTCTTCGCGTCCACCGTCACCCGCCATCTCGAGAGTCTATTTGACCAGGGCGCCGCCGAGACGGTGGCGCAGCTTGTGAGCTAGCCGAACCGCTCGCTACGGCGCGCCTGCCGCGCCGTCTGCAAACATGTTGCGATCCGGCCGGACCAGAAGTTGACGCCGGTCGGATCGAGGATTTCGTCGTGCCTGATCTCGATCATGGTGGCCTCGAGCCCGCGTCCATCGCCATGCCGTTCCAGGGTGAGCGTGATGCCCTGCAATGCGGCGTACGGCAGGTTCCAGCCCACATTCATGGCGGGGTCCTCCGCCTGGAGGGCATCGAAGAAGGCTTGCGTGAAGCGGATGTCTACTCCGTGGATGACGCCAATTGGCCATGGACGCGCCACGCCGTGGTAAACCGGCGTGAAGGAGTGCATACACACAAGAATGGTCTCCTGCCCCGCATGCCTTCGTGCCTCCAGCAGCGTTTCGATAGACGCATGGTAAGGCCGGTGGAAGTGATCGATCCGGAACTGCCGTTCTTCGGCCGAGATGTTCTCGTTACCCGGAATGCGGGTTGCCTCCGACAGGGTCCAGATCAGGTCCGGCGCTTCCAGGGAGCGGTTGGGATCGACGATCAGCCGAGAAAAGGTCGACTGCACCAGCGGCGCGTCCAGCATTTCCGAGAGGTGACGACTGACGGCGAGGGCCCCGGGATCCCAGGCGATGTGACTGAGCCGTTGGCTCGGAGTCAGGCCGAGATCGCCATATTGCGCCGGGAGGTGGTTGGAGGCGTGGTCGCACACAATGACGAAAGGGGAGGGCCCCCGTGCGTTCGAGACCAGCACCGATTTTTCTGCCAGCACGTCGAGTGAATTCCAGAGCGAGAAGGGTGACGAGGGCTTGCTAGTCCCCTGTCATGTTGAGTGTCAACGCTGCTCCGCCGCTATTGTTCACCGGGCCTAAGCTGGGTGAAGCCGCTAGCACTGAGCACGATGTTGCGGTCGATATGCCCCACCGCTTCTTCGTCCTTGCCAGCATAGTCCAGACGCGACAGGACACTGCGAATGAGATTGAGCCGGGCGCGTTTCTTATCGTTGGACCTGATGATCGTCCAGGGTGCATGCGGGCAGTCGGCCCGGCGCAGCATCTCGTCGCGCGCTTCAGAATAGGCGTCCCACTTGGACAGTGCCTCGAGGTCGATCGGCGACAGCTTCCACTGCTTGAGCGGATCGTGGCGGCGATCGTGGAAGCGCTGGAGCTGCATCTCGCGCCCGATCGACAGCCAGAACTTGAATAGATGAATGCCGTCTTTGGTAATCCGCTTCTCGAACTCGGGCGCCTCTTCGAGAAAGTGGTCGACCTCCTCGGGAGTGGCAAAGCCCATAACCCGCTCGACGCCAGCCCGATTATACCAGGAGCGGTCAAACAGCACCGTTTCCCCTGCTGCCGGCATCCAGTCGACATAACGCTGGAAGTACCACTGCGTTCGCTCCCGATCGTTGGGCTTGGGCAGAGCGGCGATGGTGGTGTAGCGTGGGTTTAGGTTTTCGAGATAGCGCTTGATGGTTCCGCCTTTGCCGGCGGCATCGCGTCCCTCGAAGACAATCATGATGCGTTCGCCGCTTTGCGCCAGATGCGCCTGAAGCCGCACAAGCTGCACCTGCAGAGCATACATCTCCGCCTCATAGGTCTTCTTGTCGAGCTTGTCCGCGTAGGGGTAGCCGCCCGAAGTCAGTGCCTCGTCCTTGATGAAGGCTGGCAGCTCGGGGTTCTCGATGTCGAATTGCTCGAAAGGGTCACTCACGCCTGTTGCTCCGTTGTCATATTTACCGTGCTATACGATTAGCCTCGTCCGCAAGGGGCGCGGCACCACCCCGATCTGCAAAGTGAACATGGACGAGCCCAGTTCAAGCCAGCCATCCCATCGCCTGTCGACGCTAGCCGCCCGCATGGTCGCGCAGGCGGGGCTGGTTGCCGGGCTGGGCGGCATCTTCTTCGCTTTGGCGCTGTTTGGAGATCTCAGCGTAGGCGGCGCCGTTGTCGGCTTCATCGCTTCGGCCGCAGCAATCGCCGTCATTCCCTCTGGCATCGTCACCATCACCCGCACCATCGAACGGCAGCGCGAACAGCAGCCGCAGCAGCCTGCCATTACCGATTTCGCCGATGCGCTCACCGAACCCTGCATGATCCTTGATCGTCGTGCCGTTGTCGTTCACGCCAATGCCGCAGCCGTGCGCCAGTTCCCAGCCGTGACGCGTGCCATCCCCATAACGCTCTTTCTGCGCAATCCCGAACTGCTGCAGGCGATCGAAGCCGTTGTCCGCAACGGCGAAACGCGCTCGGTGGAACTTCATGAAACGGTACCCTCCGAAACCTGGGACAAGGTCATGGTGGCGCCGCTCCGCCGGGCAGGCGTGGAGTGGCTCAACGACGACAACCGCCAACTGGTCATCACGGTGCAAAGCCTAACCGAACTCAAGCGGGTCGATGCGCTGCGGACCGACTTCATCGCCAATGCCAGCCATGAGCTGCGCACCCCGCTGGCTTCCCTCTTGGGCTTCATCGATACGCTGCTGGGGCCGGCCGCCAAGGACGCAGTCGCCCGTGAGAAATTCCTTGGCATCATGCGGGGCCAGGCGGAGCGGATGAGCAAGCTCATCGATGATCTCCTATCGCTGTCGCGCATCGAGATGCATCAGCACGTCAGACCCACAGCCACCATTGACCTAGCAGGCCTGCTGCGCGAAGTCCGGGAGGGCCTTTCGATCCAGGCCAAGGCCTCGGACGTGGAAATCCGACTGACTCTGTTCGAGGGCCCCACCACCACGACCGGTGATCGGGGGCAGCTCTATGAAGTCTTTGAGAACCTGCTCGAAAACGCCATCAAATACGGCGGAGAGGGCAAGCCTGTCGAAATCAGCCTGGAACCCGCCGGTAAGCCCGGCTTTCAGCATCAGGTGACGGTGATCGATCATGGGCCCGGCGTCGAGCCGGAGCATGTACCGCGCCTCACCGAACGCTTCTACCGCATCGACGCAGATGCCAGCCGCAAGAAAAAGGGCACCGGGCTGGGCCTCGCCATCGTCAAGCACATCGTTCAGCGCCACCGCGGGCAGCTAACCATCAAGAGCAAGCCCGGCGAGGGCCTGCGCGTCGAAGTCTTACTGCCTTGAGGAAGCCTCCGCGGGTGCAGGCGCCCGGCCTTTCAGCCACCAGCTTCTGGCAGAACCGCCGTCTCCGGGCCTCACCGGCTCGTGCGGCGACTTGAACCAGTGGAACGGCCGCACCACCAATTCATGCAGCGCGCGTATTGTCGCTAGCGACATCAGAAGCCAGTAAACCGGCAGCAGCATCTGCTGCGCGACCAGGTGGAGGCGCTTGCGGCGGGCGAGCCCGGCGCTCGTTATGGCGAGCGCACTGCCATAGCCGATCATCAGCACCGCCACAAAGAACGCCGACCAGAGGTCGGGGCTGATCAGCGCCTGTCCTGTCACCAGCCGCGCCAGCACCACCATCGCCAAGCCGGTGTGGAGGATGGGCGCCAGGATCATGCCCAGCACCATCACTTCGAAGCAAACCATGGCGGGTAGGCCCATCTCGGCCAGCAGCTTCCCCGGATCGCGATTGTGCACGATAAAGGTTTGCATCCAGCCCTTCATCCAGCGCGTCCGCTGCCCGATCCAGGGTAGGAGCCGGAACGGTGCCGTTTCGTGGGTGGTGGAGTCCAGCAAGTCCACCAGCATGCGACGCCGCGCCATGCGCATGCCCAGATCGGCATCCTCGGTGACGTTGAAGGCGTCCCAGCCGCCCAGCTCCCGCAGTGTCGCCAGGCGGAAATGGTTGGAGGTGCCGCCCAGCGGCATCGGCATACGCCAGTGAGCCAGTGCCGGCAACAGCACGCCGAAGAGCCCGGCATATTCTCCGGCGAAGAGCGCCGTTAGCCAGTTCTGACGGCCATTGTCGATCTCCAGCCGGGCTTGGAGGCATTCCAGATCCGGCGCGTCACGGAAGCGCGCGGCTGCTTTCCACAACTGGTCAGGATCGGGAATATCCTCGGCGTCATACACCACCACAAACTCGCCGCGACAGAGCGGCAAGACATAGTCGAGCGCCTTGGGCTTGGTGCGCGGCATGGCGTCGGGCACCGCCACCAGCGAGAAGCGGATATCGTCCGGCTCGGCCGCTGCCGCTACCAGGGTCTCCGGCGACGTCGCTTCCACCACGAATTTGATGTCGAGCTTGTCGGCGGGATAATCGCGGCATTATGTAGGAAACGCATGTAGTCTGATATTCAGGTGTCCTCTCGAGCATGGCAGCATTCCGGCGTCACGGTCAGGAGTCCCCAATGCCCGAACTACAGGTCATCAATACGCTGAATACGAAGGCTGACGATCTGAGGAGCCATATCGTACGTCTAGAACGCGAGTTGGAGCAGACGAAGGCCGCCCTGTCGCACGTCCTGGCGACGATGCACATGTTCCAGCCTCCACGGGCCGGAGAAGAATTCCCGACGCATTACAACATGGCGCAGCTCTTCAAGCGCCGAGAGATCGTGAGTTACTGCACAGAGGCGCTGCAGGCTGGTCCGCTGGATACACGCCAGCTGTCTGACTGGATCATCGACAGGAAGGAATTTCCCAATCCCGACCGACATCTGAAGACGTCAGTCGCGTTCCGCGTCGTTCAGGCACTGAGACTGCAGGAGAAGCGAGGCGGTCGTATCCAGCGGATCGGCAAGGTGTCGAACGTGGTAGTGTGGAAGCTTGCCGATCATACAGGACAACGCCACCATCAAGGTGCCTTGGCGGGCCAGGATCACGAATGAGGTCACTTACCTCCTTTGGGGCCACCGGCGGGCGGCTCGACGACTTCTTCCACTTCGACTAAATCGATATCCATCTCGCTGGTGGATATCTGCTCAGGCACATCTTCGGGAATGAATGTGCGCAACCTTTTCGCAAATTCCCTCAGCGACGACGGCGCTCCCCTTGTTGCAAGAATATCGAGATAATCCGGCCAACTGGGTTTCCCACCATTCTTCCTCACAAACCCGTAGGCCTTCTCGGCGGCAGCATGAACTAAGGCGGGATTGCCATCGAACACACGGCAGAGGAGATGGTCAGGTGTTTCGACACTGACTCCTTCATTCGACAAAGTCCGCTTGTCGAAGTCCTTAATGTTCCAAGTGATCAATGTAGATGGTTTGCAAGCTATGGCCGCGGCAGCCTGTCTTTGGCGTCCGTGTCGCCAGTTGCCGCCGTTAGGGTTGCGTACCCTGAAACGTCATAGTCCGATATCGCATTGCGCATGAGCCGGCAGGTGCGCTCGATGTTTTCCCGAAGAACCCCAGGATTGTTCCGGACGAGATTCTTTACCCACTCGTCCTCGATTTCGTCCGTCCAGCGCAGACGGATCACCCCTTCGACGCCGAAGGTCATCAGGATGTTCCGCTGGTCGTTGGAATAGAGAACGTTGGCATCGGCCAGGACCGTTATGCGCTCACGGCTTGTGGTCGGGTTCAAGGGCATCGAGTTCATCGTAGAGTTGGTGCATGATCTGGTTCTGCTTTTCCTCGACGGCTTTCAGCTCGAGAACATCCTTCAAGGAGCAACGGCGATGCGCCCCTACATAGTGGAACGGTAGGCGACCATCCTCCATGCGTTGGACGACGAGAGGTCGGGAGATGCCCAGGATCTTCCCCGCCTGTTCCGGCGACAGATCGGACGAGAGCGGGCCATAGGCAACGCCACCGGC from Devosia sp. RR2S18 includes:
- a CDS encoding PilZ domain-containing protein, whose product is MRAPSERRAAARRRVDLSATAVFDEGCARVSAHVRNVSESGAKVDISPDHKLPETFYMLMPQHQLQPCRVVWRRDGALGLAFLP
- a CDS encoding catechol 1,2-dioxygenase — its product is MIDASVQTDIRSQPLLPLTTTLGPVRLAVTDRVRALSIWQDVVGLELLNERGGELVLGAGGKPLIVLETGATRPVVPGSIGLYHLAIHVPHRADLAQMAVRALQRNVRIAPTDHLVSEAIYLWDFDGNGIEITFETPWRGTLGDPDKGFYAITAGGQPHSGRDPIDLDGLLAELGPQPVLAAHMPAGTRIGHVHLHVTDLAGAMTFYRDVVGFAGFLLIHSFGMGDVGLDYMPHTIAFNIWSGTSASLPPAGSAGLRWFTLVLPDAEGLAAVRQRLSGAGAPLSEVTGGFETEDPFGNRLRLLLA
- a CDS encoding mannitol dehydrogenase family protein — its product is MRLSATILAQPHSGLALPAYDRSKITPGIVHLGIGAFHRAHMAVYVDDLLGEHSDWAIVGASLRRPDTKEALAPQEGLYTVAVRDAAGTHPRIIGSILDVLDANTEREDLLALLADPQIRIVSLTVTEKGYCHDPATGELDENHPDIVHDLANPSAPSSAPGMLVEALTRRRNNGIAPFAVMSCDNLPSNGATVRRIVSRFALLREEALGAWVAEEVAFPGTMVDRIVPSTTDADRAAVAELIGAEDAWPIMTEPFTQWVIEDNFPQGRPPFETVGAQLVNDVEPFERMKLRMLNGSHSSMAYLGYLAGYEYISDVMGDDNYVKLIHGLMTEEVMPTLHMEGVDLGSYRDQLLDRFRNPALQHRTWQIAMDGSQKLPQRLLGTIRDRLAANQPIDRLGLGVAAWMRYVTGVDEKGENIDVRDPLAMRMLAIAADAGDDPKALFTGLVALTEIFGSDLADNEVFASTVTRHLESLFDQGAAETVAQLVS
- a CDS encoding DUF924 family protein gives rise to the protein MHSAEDVIHFWFQQHGPDDWFAGKPEFDAKIAERFAETHTHVAKGEAWEWRRTPAGRLAEIIVLDQFSRQLFRQSPRAFAQDGMALVLAQEAIADDADHHVDAAWRGFFYLPYMHAESLVIQREGVRLYQGLGDAEQLDYMLKHLHAIERFGRFPFRNAALGRQSTAEEEAYMADAGDRAF
- a CDS encoding sugar kinase; translated protein: MAQRFVSIGECMIEMSGGEDRLYRLGYAGDTLNTAWYMRALLGEDWSVDYFTGLGQDRYSGDIRAFLEANRIGTRHIRTVPERRPGLYMIHQEGGDRHFTYWRDTSAAKLLAEDKNALHAAVEGAAMVYFSGITLAILAPRARGRLLGSIVKARDNGARIAFDTNLRPALWSSPRVMASVLTAAASLCDIVLPTHTDEAPLFGDRSIDNTADRYLELGVEEVVVKDGPGEALIATATDRVRVAPTPARSVVDATGAGDSFNGGYLSARLAGKSLVEAAEAGHRVAGIVIEHKGALIEPKLLT
- a CDS encoding glycosyltransferase family 2 protein, which produces MEATSPETLVAAAAEPDDIRFSLVAVPDAMPRTKPKALDYVLPLCRGEFVVVYDAEDIPDPDQLWKAAARFRDAPDLECLQARLEIDNGRQNWLTALFAGEYAGLFGVLLPALAHWRMPMPLGGTSNHFRLATLRELGGWDAFNVTEDADLGMRMARRRMLVDLLDSTTHETAPFRLLPWIGQRTRWMKGWMQTFIVHNRDPGKLLAEMGLPAMVCFEVMVLGMILAPILHTGLAMVVLARLVTGQALISPDLWSAFFVAVLMIGYGSALAITSAGLARRKRLHLVAQQMLLPVYWLLMSLATIRALHELVVRPFHWFKSPHEPVRPGDGGSARSWWLKGRAPAPAEASSRQ
- a CDS encoding N-formylglutamate amidohydrolase — protein: MLAEKSVLVSNARGPSPFVIVCDHASNHLPAQYGDLGLTPSQRLSHIAWDPGALAVSRHLSEMLDAPLVQSTFSRLIVDPNRSLEAPDLIWTLSEATRIPGNENISAEERQFRIDHFHRPYHASIETLLEARRHAGQETILVCMHSFTPVYHGVARPWPIGVIHGVDIRFTQAFFDALQAEDPAMNVGWNLPYAALQGITLTLERHGDGRGLEATMIEIRHDEILDPTGVNFWSGRIATCLQTARQARRSERFG
- a CDS encoding sensor histidine kinase, with translation MDEPSSSQPSHRLSTLAARMVAQAGLVAGLGGIFFALALFGDLSVGGAVVGFIASAAAIAVIPSGIVTITRTIERQREQQPQQPAITDFADALTEPCMILDRRAVVVHANAAAVRQFPAVTRAIPITLFLRNPELLQAIEAVVRNGETRSVELHETVPSETWDKVMVAPLRRAGVEWLNDDNRQLVITVQSLTELKRVDALRTDFIANASHELRTPLASLLGFIDTLLGPAAKDAVAREKFLGIMRGQAERMSKLIDDLLSLSRIEMHQHVRPTATIDLAGLLREVREGLSIQAKASDVEIRLTLFEGPTTTTGDRGQLYEVFENLLENAIKYGGEGKPVEISLEPAGKPGFQHQVTVIDHGPGVEPEHVPRLTERFYRIDADASRKKKGTGLGLAIVKHIVQRHRGQLTIKSKPGEGLRVEVLLP
- the ppk2 gene encoding polyphosphate kinase 2, with amino-acid sequence MSDPFEQFDIENPELPAFIKDEALTSGGYPYADKLDKKTYEAEMYALQVQLVRLQAHLAQSGERIMIVFEGRDAAGKGGTIKRYLENLNPRYTTIAALPKPNDRERTQWYFQRYVDWMPAAGETVLFDRSWYNRAGVERVMGFATPEEVDHFLEEAPEFEKRITKDGIHLFKFWLSIGREMQLQRFHDRRHDPLKQWKLSPIDLEALSKWDAYSEARDEMLRRADCPHAPWTIIRSNDKKRARLNLIRSVLSRLDYAGKDEEAVGHIDRNIVLSASGFTQLRPGEQ